In Gimesia benthica, a single window of DNA contains:
- a CDS encoding serine/threonine protein kinase: MNASKTSLGRSFSRSFMKSFTRSRLFSKRSMWIWPIAGTILLLFLGLMVRSIVETSSRENVANNLQTILDADVAALKIWLAREESLAEVLAEEPRVRKLTEELIGIEQQDPDNRDALLHSQSLDGLREEFSSELEHLGYLDVGLFNLAGKVLASSRDEPIGRADLPIQQSALDQVREGKATVTRPFESLFARKADSGELKTGLPTMLAMAPVKDADGKPIAALALLIKPEQDFTRILSVARAGKTGETYAFDKDGVMLSQSRFEDDLKLMGLIPDREDSQSILNVQVRDPEVNMARGNRPTKRMAERTLTRMAASAVQNESGIDVEGYSDYRGVPVVGAWTWLPEYGMGVATEMDQSEAYRSLYLLRYTFWGLFGLLIVGSIVIFIFTVIVARKEQETRRAVIKAKQLGQYALEEKLGEGGMGVVYRGQHAMLRRPTAIKLLDIEKTTDEAVARFEREVQLTSQLNHPNTIAIYDYGRTPEGVFYYAMELLDGIDLDDLVKEFGPLPEARVIHLLKQVAGSLAEAHQLGVIHRDVKPANIFLTHRGGVYDFIKLLDFGLVKAVDGREQATLTSTNAMAGTPMYLSPEGIKNPDRVDARSDLYAFGAVGYYLLTGTTVFDGESIIEICMKHTQDDPESPSERLGKPVSADLEQIIMQCLEKDPDKRPQSASELVLCLTHCEEDGQWSLQDASEWWRVHMESRAALDKTATDIPRIRGASADATLIVNLAEEDE, from the coding sequence ATGAACGCATCGAAGACTTCACTGGGACGATCGTTTTCCCGCTCTTTTATGAAATCGTTTACCCGTTCCCGGCTCTTTTCCAAACGGAGCATGTGGATCTGGCCGATTGCAGGCACGATTCTGCTGCTGTTTCTGGGGTTGATGGTCCGGTCGATTGTGGAGACCTCGAGTCGGGAGAACGTTGCCAATAATCTGCAGACAATTCTGGACGCCGATGTGGCTGCGTTGAAAATCTGGCTGGCACGTGAAGAATCGCTCGCGGAGGTGCTGGCCGAAGAGCCACGCGTCCGCAAACTCACTGAAGAATTGATCGGTATTGAGCAACAGGATCCGGACAACCGGGATGCTCTGCTGCATTCCCAGTCGCTGGATGGCTTGCGGGAAGAATTCAGTTCCGAGCTGGAGCATCTGGGATACCTGGATGTGGGACTGTTCAATCTGGCTGGCAAAGTTCTGGCCTCTTCACGTGACGAGCCTATCGGCCGTGCGGATCTTCCTATTCAGCAGTCTGCTCTGGATCAGGTTCGTGAAGGGAAGGCGACAGTCACGCGTCCCTTTGAAAGTCTGTTCGCCCGCAAAGCGGATTCAGGAGAATTAAAAACCGGGCTCCCAACCATGCTGGCGATGGCGCCGGTGAAGGATGCAGACGGAAAACCGATCGCTGCCCTGGCACTATTGATCAAGCCGGAGCAGGATTTCACACGGATCCTCTCGGTCGCCCGAGCGGGCAAAACGGGCGAGACCTATGCCTTCGATAAAGATGGTGTCATGCTTTCGCAGAGTCGGTTTGAAGATGATTTAAAACTAATGGGGTTAATTCCCGACCGCGAAGATTCCCAGTCGATCCTCAATGTGCAGGTACGCGATCCTGAAGTCAACATGGCACGCGGGAACCGTCCGACGAAACGCATGGCCGAACGCACGCTGACCCGCATGGCAGCCTCTGCCGTTCAGAATGAGAGTGGCATCGACGTCGAAGGCTATAGCGATTATCGCGGTGTCCCGGTTGTGGGGGCCTGGACCTGGCTGCCCGAATACGGAATGGGCGTCGCTACCGAAATGGATCAGTCAGAAGCTTACCGCTCGCTCTACCTGTTGCGTTATACATTCTGGGGGTTGTTCGGGCTGCTGATTGTGGGCAGTATCGTCATCTTTATCTTTACGGTCATCGTGGCGCGAAAAGAACAGGAAACCCGTCGCGCGGTAATTAAAGCAAAACAGCTGGGCCAGTATGCCTTGGAAGAGAAGCTCGGAGAAGGGGGCATGGGGGTCGTCTATCGCGGTCAGCATGCCATGCTCCGCCGACCGACGGCTATCAAATTACTGGATATCGAAAAAACGACCGACGAAGCGGTAGCTCGTTTTGAACGGGAAGTACAGCTGACAAGTCAGCTCAATCATCCGAATACGATTGCGATCTACGACTACGGCCGCACTCCGGAAGGGGTTTTCTATTATGCCATGGAACTGCTGGATGGTATTGACCTCGATGATCTGGTCAAAGAGTTCGGCCCCCTGCCTGAAGCTCGAGTGATCCATCTGCTCAAGCAGGTCGCTGGTTCCCTCGCGGAAGCACATCAACTGGGAGTGATTCACCGGGATGTGAAACCGGCCAATATTTTTCTGACGCATCGAGGGGGCGTTTACGATTTTATCAAGCTCCTCGATTTTGGACTCGTCAAAGCCGTGGATGGTCGAGAGCAGGCTACGCTGACCTCGACGAACGCGATGGCGGGGACCCCCATGTATCTCTCACCGGAGGGAATCAAAAATCCGGACCGGGTCGATGCACGCAGTGACCTGTATGCCTTCGGTGCGGTCGGCTATTATCTACTCACGGGAACCACAGTCTTCGATGGAGAATCCATCATCGAGATCTGTATGAAGCATACTCAGGATGATCCGGAATCTCCTTCCGAGCGACTTGGAAAGCCGGTCTCGGCCGACCTGGAGCAGATCATCATGCAGTGCCTGGAGAAAGATCCCGATAAACGGCCTCAGTCTGCCTCAGAACTCGTCTTGTGCCTGACACACTGTGAGGAGGATGGACAGTGGTCCCTTCAGGATGCCAGCGAATGGTGGAGAGTGCATATGGAATCCAGGGCCGCTCTGGATAAGACAGCCACAGATATCCCGCGCATTCGGGGTGCTTCGGCTGATGCTACACTGATCGTGAATTTAGCGGAAGAGGATGAGTAA
- the xylA gene encoding xylose isomerase — protein sequence MEYFADVPRIEYEGPESKNPLAFKHYNPDEQIEGQSMRDLLRFSVCYWHTFRGTGSDPFGAGTLQRPWDDGSNSVENALKRVDVAFEFFEKLQAPYYCFHDKDVSPDGDTLKEANENFDRIADKLLEAQERTGIKLLWGTANMFSHPRFLHGAATSPNADVFAYGAAQVKKAMEVTHRLGGENYVFWGGREGYMNLFNTDMKRELDHLARFMHMAVEHAQKIGFKGQFLFEPKPKEPTKHQYDFDAAACLNFLRSYDLLDHVKLNIETNHATLAGHTMMHELVYSSIQGALGSIDANTGDLLLGWDTDQFPTDIYLTTQCMLAILDQGGLAPGGVNFDAKVRRESFEPIDLFYAHIGGMDAFARGARIASQIRKDGILSDFVSKRYASYDEGIGAQIEAGSVNFSDLEAYMLEKGDSAPNSSGRQEWIENVINDYI from the coding sequence ATGGAATACTTTGCAGACGTCCCCCGAATCGAGTACGAAGGCCCGGAAAGCAAGAATCCCCTCGCATTCAAACATTACAACCCAGATGAGCAGATCGAAGGGCAGTCGATGCGGGATCTGTTGCGGTTCAGTGTCTGTTACTGGCATACATTCCGCGGAACCGGCAGTGATCCCTTCGGAGCAGGTACTTTGCAGCGTCCGTGGGATGATGGCTCGAACTCAGTCGAAAATGCACTGAAGCGGGTCGATGTAGCTTTTGAATTTTTCGAAAAGCTGCAGGCTCCCTATTACTGTTTTCATGACAAAGATGTCTCTCCCGATGGGGACACGCTGAAAGAAGCCAACGAGAATTTTGACCGCATCGCCGACAAACTTCTGGAAGCCCAGGAACGAACCGGAATCAAACTGCTGTGGGGAACAGCGAATATGTTTTCACATCCCCGCTTCCTGCACGGAGCTGCCACCAGCCCGAACGCAGATGTCTTCGCTTACGGAGCCGCCCAGGTCAAAAAAGCAATGGAAGTCACGCATCGACTGGGAGGCGAGAACTATGTCTTCTGGGGTGGTCGCGAAGGCTACATGAATCTGTTCAACACCGACATGAAACGGGAACTTGATCATCTGGCCCGATTCATGCATATGGCGGTAGAGCATGCCCAGAAGATCGGCTTCAAAGGACAGTTCCTGTTCGAACCGAAGCCGAAAGAACCAACGAAGCATCAATACGACTTCGATGCTGCCGCCTGTCTGAACTTTCTGCGTTCGTACGATCTGCTGGACCATGTGAAGCTGAATATTGAAACCAATCATGCAACGCTGGCCGGGCATACTATGATGCACGAACTGGTTTACTCATCGATTCAAGGGGCTCTCGGCAGTATCGATGCTAATACCGGGGACCTTCTGCTGGGCTGGGATACCGACCAGTTCCCGACAGATATCTACCTGACCACGCAATGCATGCTGGCGATTCTGGATCAGGGGGGACTCGCACCCGGCGGCGTCAACTTCGATGCCAAAGTCCGGCGGGAAAGCTTTGAACCGATCGATCTGTTTTACGCCCATATCGGTGGCATGGATGCGTTTGCCCGCGGTGCGCGGATTGCGTCCCAGATTCGCAAAGACGGTATCCTCTCTGACTTCGTATCGAAACGCTACGCGAGTTACGACGAGGGCATTGGCGCACAAATCGAAGCCGGCAGTGTGAACTTCAGTGACCTGGAAGCCTACATGCTTGAGAAAGGGGATTCTGCACCCAACTCCAGCGGTCGCCAGGAGTGGATTGAAAATGTCATCAATGATTATATCTAA
- a CDS encoding radical SAM protein, whose product MYLKMAKRVLMETDKRLVWKLAYNFGFKGALSVHKHKKRLKRGEFFPPFLYVSVINSCNLRCQGCWVDVAAKQEKIDVEAMSKLIGEAKEMGNSFFGILGGEPFMHPQLLEILERHPDCYFQIFTNGQFITDEIAKKLRKLGNATPLISVEGNEIISNERRGRSDVYNKTMQGIQNCLNNKLLTGVCTSLCKSNIDDLLTEEWVDKLIDMGVMYTWYHIYRVAGPDPNPELALSPEEQLRARKFVVDIRARKPIGVIDAYFDHDGTALCPAATGLSHHINPWGDIEPCPVIQFATDSIHDESKTLKEKFVQSEFLKDFRHVVQQNTRGCIILERPDLLEDLVKKHGAKDSTFRKQAMQELQNLETRTSQYSPGNEVPEKSWVYRIAKKFFFNDFGVYQGTDHSQTAAPGILANRSESTTPGNPPDFIPLEALK is encoded by the coding sequence ATGTATCTGAAAATGGCCAAACGCGTCTTAATGGAAACAGACAAAAGACTTGTCTGGAAACTGGCTTACAATTTCGGTTTCAAAGGCGCCCTCTCGGTTCACAAACACAAAAAACGTCTGAAACGCGGTGAGTTCTTCCCCCCCTTCCTCTATGTCTCGGTAATCAACAGCTGCAACCTGCGCTGCCAGGGCTGCTGGGTCGATGTCGCCGCCAAACAGGAAAAGATAGATGTCGAGGCGATGTCAAAGCTGATCGGGGAAGCCAAGGAGATGGGCAACTCCTTCTTTGGCATCCTGGGAGGTGAGCCTTTCATGCATCCCCAACTACTGGAAATTCTTGAACGTCATCCCGACTGCTATTTCCAGATTTTCACGAACGGACAGTTCATTACCGACGAGATCGCAAAGAAGCTGCGAAAACTCGGCAACGCGACACCGCTGATCAGCGTTGAAGGGAACGAGATCATCAGCAACGAGCGTCGCGGGCGGAGCGATGTCTACAACAAAACGATGCAGGGAATTCAGAACTGTCTGAATAACAAACTGCTCACCGGTGTCTGCACCAGCTTATGCAAGTCGAACATTGATGACCTGCTGACTGAAGAATGGGTCGACAAGCTGATTGACATGGGGGTCATGTATACCTGGTATCACATTTACCGTGTCGCCGGTCCCGATCCTAACCCGGAACTGGCTCTCTCTCCGGAAGAGCAGTTACGAGCCCGCAAATTCGTTGTGGATATTCGGGCCCGCAAACCGATCGGAGTGATCGACGCCTACTTTGATCACGATGGAACCGCGCTCTGTCCGGCAGCGACCGGTCTCAGCCATCACATCAATCCCTGGGGCGATATTGAACCTTGCCCCGTGATTCAGTTCGCTACCGATTCCATCCACGATGAATCCAAAACGCTGAAGGAAAAATTCGTGCAGTCGGAATTCCTGAAAGACTTCCGGCACGTCGTTCAGCAAAATACGCGGGGCTGTATCATCCTGGAACGGCCCGATCTGCTCGAAGATCTGGTTAAAAAGCATGGCGCCAAAGATTCCACGTTCCGGAAACAGGCGATGCAGGAACTGCAGAATCTGGAAACGCGCACTTCCCAATATTCACCCGGGAATGAAGTTCCCGAGAAGAGTTGGGTCTACCGTATTGCCAAGAAATTCTTCTTCAACGATTTCGGCGTCTACCAGGGGACGGACCATAGCCAGACTGCAGCTCCCGGAATACTGGCGAATCGCAGTGAGTCAACCACTCCCGGAAATCCTCCCGATTTCATTCCCCTGGAAGCGTTGAAATAA
- the murJ gene encoding murein biosynthesis integral membrane protein MurJ, whose product MVASDHTRGLFAGLRTVSLLTLLSRVLGMVRDIGMATLFGNGPIMDSFSVAFKLPNLTRRLLGEGALSTAFLPTYIRELEQNGREASWKLVTAVLFWLMVFSVLLVGSAEVILVLLSWRGNPESEAQLLYWLTGLLLPYLILVCLAAQINATLHALNHFSVPALLPTILNLSWMAGIWLVAPFLPDAPAKITAICIAILLGGVVQLVLPFWKLCQMGYRPHMDWGVGLGQVQSIAQSMAPIVVGLSITQLNTLIDSCLAWGLARPEGIYATGAIPAVWQIFESGTASALYFGQRMYQFPLGVFGVALGTVLYPQLSRHAERNDHHLLRRDLLLGLQLVIGVGLPASLGLVLMAQPLSSLLFQYGDFDQFDALQTAEMIRFYGIGVFAFMAVLILNRGFYAIGDTRTPVRIGVLVVICNLLLNLALIWWLKGRGLALATSMAAMIQTGLCLWLIREKVGQIDYAKLFNTSWRASLATAVMSTIILIELQILPTVDLFRYRLLRVLVPVITAVVIYLQLAKILGLHEIMTLLRSGRKASVESTDGEK is encoded by the coding sequence GTGGTTGCATCTGACCATACGCGCGGGCTGTTCGCAGGACTAAGAACTGTTAGTCTGCTGACGCTGTTAAGCCGCGTGCTGGGGATGGTTCGCGATATCGGTATGGCCACCCTCTTTGGCAACGGTCCAATCATGGACTCGTTTTCTGTCGCTTTTAAACTGCCCAATCTGACGCGACGTCTGTTAGGAGAAGGGGCACTCTCTACGGCCTTTCTTCCCACCTATATCCGCGAACTCGAGCAGAACGGACGCGAAGCATCCTGGAAGCTGGTGACCGCGGTGCTGTTCTGGCTGATGGTGTTTTCCGTATTACTCGTAGGCAGTGCAGAAGTCATTCTGGTCCTGCTTAGCTGGAGAGGGAATCCGGAGTCAGAAGCACAATTATTGTACTGGTTGACCGGGCTGCTGCTGCCTTATCTGATCCTGGTCTGTCTGGCAGCTCAGATCAACGCGACGTTGCATGCATTGAACCATTTTTCCGTACCGGCCCTGTTACCGACCATTCTGAACCTGAGCTGGATGGCCGGGATCTGGCTGGTCGCTCCCTTTCTGCCGGATGCTCCTGCAAAAATTACTGCGATCTGCATCGCGATTCTGCTGGGCGGAGTGGTGCAACTGGTGCTGCCTTTCTGGAAGCTATGCCAGATGGGCTACCGACCACATATGGATTGGGGAGTCGGGCTCGGTCAGGTACAGTCCATCGCCCAAAGCATGGCTCCGATTGTGGTCGGTCTGTCGATCACGCAGTTGAATACGCTGATCGACAGCTGTCTGGCGTGGGGCCTGGCCCGACCAGAGGGGATCTACGCGACAGGTGCCATCCCCGCGGTCTGGCAGATCTTTGAATCGGGAACCGCCTCGGCACTTTACTTCGGACAGCGAATGTATCAGTTCCCCCTGGGAGTGTTTGGAGTCGCTCTGGGAACAGTGCTGTATCCTCAGTTATCCAGGCATGCAGAGCGGAACGACCATCATCTGTTACGACGAGATTTACTGCTGGGGTTACAGCTTGTGATTGGTGTGGGGCTCCCCGCCAGCCTGGGACTGGTGCTGATGGCACAGCCGCTCTCTTCACTGCTGTTTCAGTATGGTGACTTCGATCAGTTTGATGCTCTGCAGACGGCGGAAATGATTCGCTTTTATGGCATCGGTGTGTTCGCTTTCATGGCGGTCCTGATATTGAACCGGGGTTTCTATGCCATCGGTGATACCCGTACGCCGGTACGAATTGGGGTGCTGGTTGTAATCTGCAATCTCTTGTTGAATCTGGCGCTGATCTGGTGGCTCAAGGGCAGGGGGCTGGCTCTGGCCACATCAATGGCCGCTATGATTCAGACGGGCCTCTGTCTGTGGCTGATCAGGGAGAAGGTGGGGCAGATCGATTATGCGAAGCTGTTCAACACCAGCTGGCGGGCCAGCCTGGCGACCGCTGTTATGTCTACGATCATACTGATCGAATTACAAATACTGCCCACTGTTGATTTATTTCGTTATCGACTACTGCGTGTGTTGGTGCCCGTTATCACCGCTGTTGTAATTTACCTGCAGCTGGCGAAAATATTAGGGCTGCATGAAATCATGACCCTGTTACGATCTGGCAGGAAAGCTTCTGTCGAATCAACGGATGGTGAAAAATAA
- a CDS encoding N-acetylglucosamine-6-phosphate deacetylase — protein sequence MKIKGNKISSIDLLPDSEAAGLPFIAPSMFDLQINGHGGIWFNKPGLTSDEVCQVMEKHYQYGITRLCPTLITSSYEDYVSGFSAIRQACEENEWVEQMVPGCHLEGPFISPIQGPRGAHPLDQVRPADWDEFSRLQEISGNRIRLITLAPEVDNAIPFIKKAVASGVVVSIGHTAAEPEQITEAVDAGARLSTHLGNGAHGTLRRHPNYIWEQLGEPRLMASIITDGHHLPASVVRTIIKTKGVENVVITCDASGLAGSPPGIYDEGSVKMEVLEDGPIVIAGQRQLLAGSGLETDTCVTTAIDMAGITLQESLDMAGLNPARLLGFEEIKLEVGSRADLILFHYEGAGSRMNIQTVLSCGSVKYGTLLVNS from the coding sequence GTGAAGATCAAGGGAAACAAGATCTCTTCGATTGATCTGCTGCCTGATTCAGAAGCAGCCGGACTGCCTTTCATTGCTCCATCAATGTTTGATTTGCAGATCAATGGCCACGGTGGCATCTGGTTCAACAAACCAGGTCTGACTTCAGATGAAGTCTGTCAGGTAATGGAGAAACATTACCAGTATGGAATCACCCGTCTTTGTCCCACACTGATTACGAGTTCCTACGAAGACTACGTCAGCGGCTTCTCTGCCATTCGTCAGGCGTGTGAAGAAAATGAATGGGTGGAGCAGATGGTTCCCGGTTGTCATCTGGAAGGTCCCTTCATTTCGCCGATTCAGGGACCCCGTGGTGCTCATCCGCTGGATCAGGTTCGCCCTGCCGACTGGGATGAATTCAGCCGCCTGCAGGAGATTTCCGGAAATCGCATTCGTCTGATTACGCTGGCTCCTGAAGTCGATAACGCCATCCCCTTTATCAAAAAAGCCGTTGCCTCAGGGGTTGTTGTCTCCATTGGGCATACTGCTGCAGAACCCGAGCAGATTACCGAAGCCGTTGATGCAGGGGCTCGCCTGAGTACTCACCTGGGCAATGGCGCACATGGAACCCTTCGTCGCCACCCGAATTACATCTGGGAGCAACTGGGTGAACCGCGTCTGATGGCCAGCATCATCACAGACGGACATCACCTGCCCGCCAGTGTGGTCAGAACCATTATCAAAACCAAAGGTGTCGAGAATGTCGTGATCACCTGCGACGCCTCGGGTCTGGCCGGGTCTCCCCCCGGAATCTACGATGAAGGTTCCGTTAAGATGGAAGTCCTGGAAGATGGCCCGATCGTCATCGCCGGTCAGCGGCAGTTACTCGCCGGCTCCGGTCTGGAGACAGATACCTGCGTCACCACCGCCATCGACATGGCTGGAATCACTCTGCAGGAATCTCTCGACATGGCTGGCTTGAACCCTGCTCGACTGCTTGGGTTTGAAGAAATCAAGCTGGAAGTCGGTTCCCGGGCCGACCTGATTCTCTTCCACTACGAAGGAGCGGGATCCCGGATGAATATTCAGACCGTTCTATCCTGCGGTTCCGTCAAATACGGCACACTGCTCGTCAATTCCTGA
- a CDS encoding DUF1559 domain-containing protein: MFGRRGFTLIELLVVIAIIAILIALLLPAVQQAREAARRSQCKNNLKQIGLALHNYLSAYTAFPPAFCAGPGGGTFTEGGQWSIHARILPFADGANLFNNIDFTRSYENQSDPSIAYTRIPFMLCPSEVNDKIRPDSSGNPEHYPICYGYNGGTWRVFTNSNLSGGDGAFYPNSKTKPRDFTDGTSNTLCFAEVKAFTAYNRDGDAGTSTVPSVAGDVEALISGGGSNKANSGHTEWVDGRVHQTGFTTTLPPNTKVAVPGAGGGAIDAGDYTSCREAKSCTGPTYAAVTARSYHIGTVHALMVDGAVRSISENIDLGTYRALSTRSGGEVIGEF, from the coding sequence ATGTTCGGCAGACGTGGTTTTACTTTAATTGAGCTTCTGGTGGTGATCGCCATCATTGCAATTCTGATCGCTCTGCTGCTCCCCGCAGTCCAGCAGGCCCGCGAAGCTGCCCGCCGCAGCCAGTGCAAAAACAATCTGAAACAGATTGGTCTGGCTCTGCACAATTACCTCAGTGCTTATACCGCTTTTCCCCCCGCTTTCTGTGCTGGTCCCGGCGGAGGAACTTTCACTGAAGGTGGTCAGTGGTCGATTCACGCTCGCATTCTTCCCTTTGCGGATGGAGCGAATCTGTTCAATAACATTGACTTCACGCGCAGCTATGAGAATCAGAGCGATCCTTCGATCGCCTATACCCGCATCCCATTCATGCTCTGCCCCAGCGAAGTGAATGATAAAATCCGCCCTGACTCTTCAGGCAACCCCGAACACTACCCCATCTGCTATGGCTACAATGGGGGTACCTGGCGTGTCTTCACCAATTCCAACCTGAGCGGCGGAGATGGTGCGTTCTACCCGAACAGTAAAACGAAACCACGTGACTTCACAGACGGAACCAGTAACACGCTCTGTTTTGCAGAGGTAAAAGCATTTACCGCTTATAACCGCGATGGAGACGCAGGCACTTCCACCGTGCCCAGCGTCGCCGGTGATGTGGAAGCCCTGATCAGCGGGGGCGGTTCCAACAAAGCCAATAGTGGCCACACAGAATGGGTCGATGGTCGCGTCCACCAGACCGGTTTTACTACTACATTGCCCCCCAATACCAAAGTTGCTGTCCCCGGTGCAGGTGGTGGCGCCATCGATGCCGGTGACTACACGTCCTGCCGGGAAGCCAAAAGTTGCACCGGTCCCACCTACGCTGCTGTCACAGCACGCAGCTATCACATTGGGACCGTACACGCCCTGATGGTAGATGGTGCTGTGCGATCCATCAGCGAGAATATCGACCTGGGCACATATCGTGCCCTGAGCACCCGTAGCGGTGGAGAAGTCATTGGCGAGTTCTAA
- a CDS encoding protein kinase domain-containing protein, which yields MIFFNKKSRKKKLSAQLIDLKLVKPDEMDACLQELQDKAADDDQLIRLLERKNLITSFQASRLKNNEFEGLVLGGNKLMYQNASGSFARVYRAESLEDGRMIGVKVLRQRWAQDPENIKMFHREAEVCKQFKHKNIVEIFDVGVQDDIHYFTMEFVEGGNLRDFITIRKKLSPLEAVNYTIDICEGLEYANRLGYTHRDMKATNVLMSIQGVAKLIDFGLAGEDDAAGAGEAHQRAVEYGTLEKSTGAPRNDPRSDLYFVGTIFYELLCGKPPFPRTKDIEERKRPTRYSQVPSITTIEPDLPEAVVDVLEKLMAYLPQVRYQTATEAVQDLLEVRAQLSGAEETPKPQATADVKASAEQDLKMAIAPPTILCIENRSKHQDVLRDYLTKHGYRVLILSDLDRAMQRVKDNAPDCIVFMEDSIGEGCVEAFKQALAMDPDLAAILVLSEKNAAIKKTLKKTDRSRILVQPIKIRNLRAKIQKVLQHQLNDSAELTAY from the coding sequence ATGATTTTTTTCAATAAGAAGTCGCGCAAAAAGAAACTCAGTGCGCAGCTGATTGATCTGAAGCTCGTTAAACCAGACGAGATGGATGCCTGCCTGCAGGAACTTCAGGACAAAGCAGCTGATGACGATCAATTGATTCGGTTACTGGAACGCAAAAACCTGATCACCTCATTTCAGGCCAGTCGACTGAAAAACAATGAGTTCGAAGGGCTCGTTCTGGGCGGCAACAAGCTGATGTACCAGAACGCTTCCGGAAGTTTTGCTCGCGTCTATCGCGCAGAATCTCTGGAAGATGGACGCATGATAGGCGTCAAAGTTCTTCGGCAACGCTGGGCCCAGGATCCCGAAAACATAAAAATGTTTCATCGAGAAGCAGAGGTCTGCAAGCAATTCAAACATAAAAACATCGTAGAGATTTTCGATGTCGGCGTGCAGGACGATATTCACTATTTCACCATGGAGTTTGTGGAAGGTGGAAATCTGCGGGACTTTATCACCATCCGCAAAAAGCTCTCTCCCCTGGAAGCCGTCAATTACACCATCGATATCTGTGAAGGGCTGGAGTACGCCAATCGTCTGGGGTACACACACCGCGACATGAAAGCGACCAACGTGCTCATGTCGATTCAGGGAGTGGCGAAGCTGATTGACTTCGGTCTGGCTGGCGAAGATGATGCCGCCGGTGCTGGTGAAGCACATCAACGCGCCGTTGAATACGGAACGCTGGAAAAGTCAACAGGGGCTCCCCGAAATGATCCCCGCAGCGATCTTTATTTTGTGGGTACCATCTTTTACGAGCTTCTCTGCGGTAAGCCTCCTTTCCCACGCACGAAAGACATCGAGGAACGCAAGCGGCCTACCCGCTACTCACAGGTTCCTTCGATTACAACGATCGAGCCCGATCTGCCTGAAGCCGTTGTAGATGTTCTGGAAAAACTGATGGCCTATCTGCCACAGGTTCGGTATCAGACAGCGACCGAAGCGGTTCAGGATCTCCTGGAAGTCCGTGCTCAGCTCAGTGGAGCGGAAGAAACACCAAAACCACAGGCAACCGCGGATGTCAAAGCGAGTGCTGAGCAGGATCTGAAAATGGCAATCGCTCCGCCGACGATCCTGTGTATCGAGAATCGTTCCAAGCATCAGGATGTCTTACGCGATTACCTCACTAAGCACGGTTACCGCGTCCTGATTTTAAGTGACCTGGATCGGGCGATGCAGCGGGTGAAAGACAATGCCCCCGACTGCATTGTCTTCATGGAAGATTCCATCGGCGAAGGGTGTGTCGAAGCCTTCAAGCAGGCACTCGCCATGGATCCGGATCTGGCAGCCATCCTGGTTCTGTCAGAGAAGAATGCCGCGATCAAGAAAACGCTGAAGAAGACTGATCGCTCCCGGATTCTCGTTCAGCCGATCAAAATTCGTAATCTGCGGGCCAAAATCCAGAAAGTGTTACAGCATCAACTCAACGATTCTGCAGAGCTGACTGCCTACTGA
- the hemP gene encoding hemin uptake protein HemP, translating into MSESEKLERPATATNAQEETPTDVIESDAILNGKQEVLIQHGETTYRLRITQNGKLILCK; encoded by the coding sequence ATGAGCGAATCAGAGAAGCTTGAACGCCCGGCTACCGCTACGAATGCGCAAGAAGAAACCCCAACCGATGTCATTGAATCCGATGCCATCTTGAATGGAAAGCAGGAAGTCCTGATCCAGCATGGCGAGACGACTTATCGGTTGAGAATCACACAGAATGGCAAGTTGATTCTGTGTAAATAA